The following is a genomic window from Streptomyces sp. BHT-5-2.
TGGTCAAGCCGTACGGACTGACCTTCGCGCGTTACGAGGCGCTGGTGCTGCTGACCTTCTCCCAGGCGGGCGAACTGCCGATGTCCAAGATCGGCGAGCGCCTGATGGTGCACCCGACGTCGGTGACCAACACCGTCGACCGGCTGGTGAAGTCGGGGCTGGTCGCCAAGCGGCCCAACCCCAACGACGGCCGGGGCACCCTGGCGTCCATCACTCGGAAGGGGCGCGAGGTGTGCGACGCGGCCACCCGGGACCTGATGGCGATGGACTTCGGGCTGCGCGCGTACGACGCCGAGGAGTGCGCGGAGGTCTTCGCGCTGCTGCGGCCGCTGCGGGTGGCGGCGGGGGATTTCACGGACGACTGACGGCCGTGCGGGGCGTCCCGGGGCCTTCCTCCGGCCGCGGCCGGCCGCGTTTTCCCTGGTCCGGGCGGCGGACGTGCCGGTGCGCGTGGCGGCACTCCGTGGAACGGGGGGTGGCGAAGATCGCCCCGGAAGGGGCGGTTACGCTCAGGGCATGAAGCCAAGCGTGCTGACCCGTTACCGGGCGATGGCCTACATCACCGCCGTGATGCTGCTCGTGCTCTGCGCCTGCATGGTGTTCAAGTACGGCTTCGGGATCGGCAAGGACCTGACCCTCTTCGTCGCCCAGGTCCACGGCGTGCTCTACATCATCTACCTGATCTTCGCCTTCGATCTGGGCTCCAAGGCGCGCTGGCCGTTCGGCAAGCTGCTGTGGGTGCTGATCTCCGGGACGATCCCGACGGCCGCGTTCTTCGTGGAGCGCAAGGTGGTCCGCGAGGTCCGGCCGCTGCTGGCCAAGACCGCGCCGGAGCCGGTCAAGGTCTGACGGCGGCGGCCCGGCCCGTCGCCGGTGCCGTTGCGCGCCCCACGCGCCTCTCCCGTTGCGGGAGGGGCGCGTTTGTGCTGGACGGGGTGGGGCGGGCGGGTGAGCCGGGCGGGGCCGCCGGGTTTCCGGGTTTCTGTCCTTCCGGGCTTCCGGGCTTCCGGGCTTCTTCCGGGCTTCCGGGTTTTCGGTGGCCGGGGCCGGGCATCCCCCCGGCCGGGGGTGGGTGCGACCCGTAGGGGAGGCGCCCCGTGGAGCCTCCGGGGCCGGGCGCACGCGGGCTCAGGGGTGTTTCAGGGGCGCTTCCCATCGACAGGTAGTAGGACGTCCTAGTAAATTCGTGGGCATGGACGCTGACGCGATCGAAGAGGGCCGCCGTCGCTGGCAGGCCCGGTACGACTCCGCCCGGAAGCGGGAGGCCGACTTCAGCACGCTCTCCGGCGACCCGGTGGAGCCGGTGTACGGTCCGCGCCCCGGCGACTCCGTCGAGGGCTTCGACCGGATCGGCTGGCCGGGGGAGTACCCGTTCACGCGCGGCCTGTATCCGACGGGCTACCGCGGCCGGACGTGGACGATCCGCCAGTTCGCCGGCTTCGGCAACGCCCGGCAGACCAACGAGCGCTACAAGATGATCCTCAAGGCCGGCGGCGGCGGCCTCTCGGTGGCGTTCGACATGCCGACGCTGATGGGGCGGGACTCCGACGACCCGCGCTCGCTCGGCGAGGTCGGGCACTGCGGCGTCGCCATCGACTCGGCGGCCGACATGGAGGTCCTGTTCCAGGACATCCCGCTCGGCGACGTCACGACGTCCATGACGATCAGCGGCCCGGCCGTCCCGGTCTTCTGCATGTACCTGGTCGCCGCCGAGCGGCAGGGCGTCGACCCGGCGGTGCTCAACGGCACGCTCCAGACCGACATCTTCAAGGAGTACATCGCGCAGAAGGAGTGGCTCTTCCAGCCGGAGCCGCATCTGCGGCTGATCGGCGATCTGATGGAGCACTGCGCGCACGGCATCCCCGCCTACAAGCCGCTGTCGGTCTCCGGCTACCACATCCGGGAGGCCGGCGCGACGGCCGCCCAGGAGCTGGCGTACACCCTCGCCGACGGCTTCGGCTACGTCGAGCTGGGCCTCTCCCGCGGGCTGGACGTCGACACCTTCGCGCCCGGCCTGTCCTTCTTCTTCGACGCGCATGTGGACTTCTTCGAGGAGATCGCCAAGTTCCGCGCCGCGCGCCGGATCTGGGCGCGCTGGATGCGCGACGTCTACGGCGCGCGCAGCGAGAAGGCGCAGTGGCTGCGCTTCCACACCCAGACCGCCGGCGTCTCGCTGACCGCCCAGCAGCCGTACAACAACGTGGTGCGCACGGCCGTGGAGGCGCTGGCCGCGGTGCTCGGCGGCACCAACTCGCTGCACACCAACGCCCTGGACGAGACGCTGGCCCTGCCCAGCGAGCAGGCCGCGGAGATCGCGCTGCGCACCCAGCAGGTGCTGATGGAGGAGACCGGCGTCGCCAACGTCGCCGATCCGCTGGGCGGTTCGTGGTACGTGGAGGCGCTGACCGACCGGATGGAGGCGGACGCGGAGAAGATCTTCGCGCAGATAACGGAGCGCGGGGCGCGGGCGGTGCCGGACGGACAGCACCCCATCGGCCCGATCACCTCCGGCATCCTGCGCGGCATCGAGGACGGCTGGTTCACCGGCGAGATCGCCGAGTCCGCGTTCCGCTACCAACAGGCCCTGGAGAAGGGCGAGAAGAGGGTCGTCGGCGTCAACTGCCACGACGGCTCGGTCACCGGCGACCTGGAGATCCTGCGGGTCAGCCACGAGGTCGAGCGGGAGCAGGTGCGGGTCCTCGCCGGGCGGAAGGCCGCCCGCGACGACGCCCGGGTGCAGGCCGCGCTGAAGGAGATGCTGGCCGCCGCCCGCGGCGACCGCAACATGATCGGGCCGATGCTGGACGCCGTCCGCGCGGAGGCGACCCTCGGCGAGATCTGCGGTGCGCTGCGCGACGAGTGGGGCACGTACACCGAGCCGGCGGGCTTCTGACGCCGCCCGCCGCCCGCCGCCCACTGTCCGCCGTCCGCCCGCCGAGGCCGGTGCCGGGCCGTCCCGTCACCCCGTCCCGGCGGGCGGCCCGGCGCCGCGCAGGCGCAGGCGGAAGAGCGCGCCGCCGCCCGGCGCCTGCTCCGCGCTGAGCTCGGCGCCGTGCGCGCGGGCGATCTGCCGCGCCATGGCCAGGCCCAGGCCCGAGCCGGGCAGCGCGCGGGCGGCCCGGGCGCGGTAGAAGCGGTCGAAGACGTACGGCAGGTCGTCGGCGTCGATGCCGGGGCCGTGGTCGCGGACGGTCAGGTGCACCTCGTCCGCCACGGAGGACAGTTCGGTCTCCACGGGGCCGCCGGGCGGGGAGAACTTCGCGGCGTTGTCCAGGAGGTTGGACAGCAGCCGGGTTAGCCGGGCGGGGACGCCGGGGAGCGCGGTGTCCGCCGCCTCGGGGGCGATGCGGAGGGTGAAGGCGACGTCCGGCCAGTGTTCGCGGGCCGCGGTCACCACGTGCTCCAGCAGGGCGGCCGGGCGGACCTGTTCGAGCAGCGGCCGGGGCTCCTCGTCGCGGGCCAGCTCGATCAGGTCGTTGACGAGGGTGGTGACCTCGCGCAGCTGGCGGGCCAGCGCCGCCGACGCCCGATCTCGCTGACTGTCCGTCAAGCGGTCCGCGCGGGCGAGGAGTTCGGCGTTGGTGCGGAGCGCGGTGAGCGGGGTGCGCAGCTCGTGGGAGGCGTCGGCGACCAGGCGGCGCTGGGCGGTGACGGACTGCTCCAGTTCGCCGAGCATGGTGTTGAAGCTGGCGGCGAGCCGGGTGACCTCGTCCTCGTGGCCGGGCGGCCCCGCCGGGAGGTCGATGCGGTGCCGGGGGTCGCGGGTGGTGGCGATCCGCTCCGCGGTGGCGGTCAGCCGGGCGACCGGGGCCAGACCCGTACGGGAGACCCAGTAGCCCAGGCCGGCGGCCAGCAGGACGCCCGCGCCGCCGACCACGGCCAGCCCCCAGGCGGCCTGTCGCACCCCGCGTTCGACGGTGTCGGAGCGGAGGGCGACCTGCAGGGCCTCGTCCCGGTGGGGGACGCGGGTGGTGAAGACCCGGACGGGATAACCGGCGACGGTGGAGTTCGTGTAGTAGGGCAGGTGGCGGCCGGCGGCGACCTCGCGGGTGGCGGGGGCGACCGGCAGGACGTAGTGGCCGCGGGCGTCCTTGCGGGGGTCGGCGGGGGTGATCTGGATGCAGGCGGAGGCCGGGTAGCGGCAGCCGGTGTCGCCCGCGACGGGGCCCCAGTCGCGGGTGCGCTGGAGCTGCTGGGTGGCCGTCTGCCCCAGGGCGAGGTCGAGTTGGCGGGTCATCTGGACGCGGATGACGAGGAACGCGGCGGCGCAGACGCCGACCGCCACCAGGGCGACCGCGGCGGAGGCGGCCAGCGCCAGCCGGGTGCGCAGCGGCCGGCGGCGGACCCAGCGGCCGCCCAGGCGGCGCCGGCCGGTCATGCCGCGCCCCCGCCGTGCGCCGGGCCCGCGCCCGCGTAGGGGCCCGCGCCCGCGTACGTGCCCGTGCCGGTGCGTGCCGAACGGCCCCCGAGGGCGGTCCCGTTCAGGTGCCTGTTCATGTCCCCGTTCATGTCCCCGTTCACGTGCCCTCCGGCCGGTCCAGGCGGTAGCCGATGCCGTGCACGGTGTGCACCAGCCGGGGTTCGCCGCCGGCCTCCAGCTTGCGGCGCAGATAACCGACGTAGACGGCCAGGGAGTTGGAGTCCGGTCCGAAGTCCCGGCCCCAGACCCGCTCCAGGATCGTCTCCCGGGGCAGCACCTGGCCGGGGTGCTGGAGCAGCAGTTCCAGCAGGGTGTACTCGGTGCGGCTGAACTCCAGCGGCCGACCGCCGCGGTGGCCGCTGCGGGTGGCGGGATCGACGACCAGGTCGGCGAAGGCCAGCCGGGAGTCGTCGGCCGCGGCGGCCGCGGCCCGCCGCAGCAGGGCGCGCACCCGGGCGATCAACTCGTCCAGGGCGAACGGCTTGACGAGGTAGTCGTCGGCGCCGGCGTCCAGGCCGTCGACCCGGTCGCTGACCGCGTCCAGGGCGGTCAGGACCAGGATCGGGGTGCGGTCGTCGAGGGCGCGCAGCCGGCGGCAGACCGCCAGGCCGTCCAGCACCGGCATCATCACGTCGAGGACCAGCGCGTCGGGCTGCCAGGTGGCGACCTCGGAGAGCGCGGCCAGGCCGTCGGCGGCGCCGCGGACCTCGTAGCCCTCGACGGCGAGTCCGTCGGACACGGCGGCGCGGACCTCCGGTTCGTCGTCGACGACCAGGATCCGGGGGGCGGCGGCCGGCGGAACCGAGGGGATGTTGCGGGGCCCGGGCGCGGGTGCGGGGCGTGCGGTCATGGAACAAGGCTCCCAAACGCCGTCTTAGAACGTTCTTAAGGCGGCGGACGAGCGTGGCGGCCATGCGCACACCACTCTCGGTCGTGATCGGTGCGGGCGGCACCGGCGGCCACATCTATCCCGGACTCGCCCTCGCCGACGCGCTGCGCCGGGCCGTGCCGGACGCGGTGATCTCCTTCGTGGGGACCGACCGCGGTCTGGAGACACGGCTGATCCCGCAGGCCGGCTATCAGTTGCACACCGTCGACATGATCCCCTTCGACCCGTCGCTGGGCGCCCGGCGCTATCTGCTGCCGGCCGCGCTGCTGAAGTCGGGCGCCCAGTGCCGGGCGATCCTGCGGGCGCAGGGCGCCCAGGTCGCCGTCGGGATGGGCGGCTACCCGAGCGCCCCGGTGATCGTCGGGGCCCGGATGGCGGGGCTGCCCAGCCTGATCCACGAATCCAACGCGGTGCCGGGCCGGGCCAACAAGTTCGCCGCCCGGCTCACCCCGCACATCGCCCTGGCCTTCGACCGCAGCCGCCCGCACCTGGCGGGCGGCGAGCGGGCCGAGACGGTGGGGATGCCGCTGTCCGGGCCGCTGGCCGGGCTGGACCGGGCGGCGCTGCGGCAGGCCGCCCGCCGGGCCCTGGGGATCCCGGAGGAGGCGAGGCTGCTGCTGGTCAACGGCGGCAGCCTGGGCGCCGCCCGGCTCACCGAGGCCGCCGTCGGGCTCGCCGGCCGCTATCTGGCGCGGAACCGGCTGCGGCTGCTGATCAAGACCGGGCCGGCGGCGCTGGACGGCGCCCGCGCCGCGCTGGAGGCGAACGGCGGGGCGGCGGTCGCCGCGGCGGTGCCGTACCTGGACCGGATGGACCTGGCGTACGCGGCGGCCGACCTGGTGCTCTGCCGGGCCGGTTCGGCGACCGTCGCCGAGCTGGCCACCATCGGGATGCCGGCCGTCCTCGTGCCGTATCCGCACGCGCCCGGCGATCACCAGACGCACAACGCCCGGGTGCTCTCCGACGCCGGGGCGGCGCTGCTGCTGCCCGACGCGGAGGTCACCGCCGACCGGCTGGACGCGCTGGTCTCCCCGCTGCTGGCCGATCCGGACCGGCTGGCGGCGATGGGCGCGGCCGCGGACCCCGGCACACACGCCCGCGCCGCCGACCTGCTGGCCGCCCGGACCCTGGCGCTGGCCGGCCACACCCATCCCTCCCACCTCTCCCATTCCTCTCACCTCGTCAACCCCCTGAAGGAGTCAGCATGAGCACGCACAGCACCGTGTCCCGGTCGTGGGCCGGACGGAAGGTCCTGGTCACCGGGGCCGAGGGGTTCATCGGTTCGACGCTGGTCGACCTGCTGGTGGCGGCCGGCGCCGAGGTGCGCGCCTTTGTCCACTACAAGCCGTACGCGGAGAAGGGGAATCTGGCGCGCTATCTGGTGCCGGGCGGCCCGGTCGAGATGGTCGCCGGCGATGTGCGGGACGCCGGCCGGGTGATGGACGCCGTCGCCGGCTGCGACACCGTCTTCCACCTGGCCGCGCTGATCGGTATCCCGTACAGCTACGACTCGCCCGGCGCGTATGTGCAGACGAACGTGGTGGGCACCGAGAACGTCGCGGAGGCGTGCCGCCGGCACGGTGTGCGGCGGATGGTGCACACCTCCACCAGCGAGGTGTACGGGACCGCGCTCACCGCGCCGATCAGCGAGGAGCACCCGCTCCAGCCGCAGTCGCCCTACTCCGCCTCGAAGATCGGCGCGGACATGATGGCGCTGTCGCACTGGCACGCCTTCGAGCTGCCGGTGACGGTGGTGCGGCCGTTCAACACCTACGGGCCCCGGCAGTCCGCCCGGGCGGTGATCCCGACGATCCTGGCCCAACTGCACGCCGGCGCACGGCAGATCAAGCTCGGCTCGCTGACCCCCACCCGGGACTTCACCTTCGTCACCGACACCGCGGCCGGGTTCCTGGCGCTGGCCGACTGCGACCGGGCGCTGGGGCAGGTCGTCAACCTCGGCAGCGGCCGGGAGATCGCCATCGGGACGCTGGCCGAGGCGCTGATCGCGGCCTCCGGGCGGGACGCGGAGGTGGTGGTGGACGCGGAGCGGCTGCGGCCGTCGGGCAGTGAGGTGGAGCGGTTGCTGTCGGACAACTCCCGGGCCCGGGAGTGGGCTTCGTGGGAGCCGGAGGTCTCGCTCAAGGAGGGGCTGGCACGGACCTCGGAGTGGGTGGCGGAGCATCTGCACCTGTTCCGTGCGGACCGCTACCAGGTGTGAGGCGCGGCGGGCCGCGCCGGGGTCAGGGCTCCAGCGCGGCCAGGCCGGCCAGCAGCAGCGTGGTGAACCGCCGGGCCCAGTCGGCGTCCACCGGCTCCGCGCTCACCAGGAGCCGGTGCACGACGGCCCCGGCGATGACGTCGAAGATCAGGCCCACGGTGCACTCGGCGGCCTCTTCGCCGTCGGGGCCGCCGGCGTCCGGCGGGAGTTCGCCGCGCTCCTGCGCCCGGGAGCGGCCCAGCAGCACCAGCCGCTTCTGCCGGTCGACGATCGCCGAGCGGATCCGTTCGCGCAGCGCGTCGTCGGTGGTGGACTCGGCGACCACCGCCATCAGCGCGGTCTTGGTCTCGGGCCGGGCCAGCAGCGCGCCGAACTGGAGCACCACGCCCTCGATGTCGGACTGCAGGCAGCCCCGGTCGGGGAGTTCCAGCTCGTCGAAGAGGACCGCCACGGCGTCCACGACCAGTTCGCTCTTGTTGGCCCAGCGCCGGTAGAGGGTGGTCTTGGCGACGCCGGCGCGGGCCGCGACCTCGCCCATGGTGAGCCCGCCCCAGCCCACGTCGACGAGCGCGGCGCGGGTGGCGTCGAGGATCGCGTGGTCGGTCTCGGCGCTGCGGGGGCGGCCCGGGCGGCCTTTCGCGGGGCGGGCGGACTGGTGCATGCGGGCGACCATACCGGCCGGTAGGGGATCGGGCGCCCGCCCTGCGGCGCCGTTCGTGAGGGAGATCACCCGCCGGCGGGCGGGATGCTGTTCCGGGCGGGGGCGGCCCCGAGTTACGCTACGACCCGTAGCGAAAGAGCGATGACCACTGGCCGTGGGTGGGGACCCATGGCCGCGCACGCACCGGCCCTGCGGGGCCGCCCGTCGGGCACCGGATCCCGGGAGCGCGCCGCATCCCAGCGGGGCGTACCACGAGGACGCGGGCCCGCTTTCCGGATCGCTTTCCGGAACCGGCCGCTCAGGGGGGAGGATGGACCCATGCAGCCACGCAACATGTCCATGAGCGGAGTCGTCGACCTCGCCGCCGTGAAGGCGGCCGGCGAAGCGAAGCAGAAGGCCGAGCAGGCCCGCGCCGAGGCAGCCCGCACGGGCGCACCGCCGGCCGGCGCCGGTGGCCCCCTGGTGTTCGACGTCGACGAGGCGGGGTTCCAGCAGGACGTCCTGCAGCGGTCCACCGAGGTCCCGGTCGTCATCGACTTCTGGGCCGAGTGGTGCCAGCCGTGCAAGCAGCTCGGGCCGCTGCTGGAGAGCCTCGCGGCGGAGTACGCCGGCAGGTTCGTCCTCGCCAAGATCGACGTCGACGCCAACCAGATGCTGTTCCAGCAGTTCGGGGTGCAGGGCATCCCGGCGGTGTTCGCGGTGGTCGCGGGCCAGCCGATCCCGCTCTTCCAGGGCGCGGTCCCCGAATCGCAGCTGCGGCAGGTGCTGGACCAGCTGGTGCAGGTCGCCGAGCAGCAGTTCGGCATCGTGGGCGCGCCGGTCGACCCGGCCGCGGCCGAGCAGGCCCCCACCGAGGCCCCGCAGCCGGTCGGTCCGTACGACGCGGCGCTGACCGCGGCGGCCGAGGCCCTGGACGCCGGCGACCTCGGCGGCGCCGTCCGCGCCTACCGCAACGTCCTCTCCGACGACCCGGCCAACCCCGAGGCCAAGCTCGGCCTCGCCCAGGCCGAACTCCTGGAGCGGGTGCAGGACCTGGACCCGCAGGCGGTCCGCCAGGAGGCCGCGGACGCGCCGGCCGACGTCCGGGCGCAGATCCGCGCCGCCGATCTGGATCTGGTCGGCGGTCATGTCGAGGACGCCTTCGGCCGGCTGGTCGAGACCGTCAAGCGGACGGCCGGGGACGACCGGGAGGCCGCGCGGGTGCGGCTGCTGGAGCTGTTCGAGGTGATCGGCCCGGACGACCCGCGGGTGACGAAGGCGCGCACCGCCCTGGCGCGCGTCCTCTTCTGAGCCGGTTCCCCGAAAGGCGCCCGCACGGCGCCGACTTCCTCTTCCTTCCGGCGCTTTCGGGCGGATTCCCGTCCCGTCCGGTTCTGTCCCGCGGCACCTTCCGCGGCAGGGCCCGGCAAACGGAGCAGCGGCCACGCTTTACCGAAACTTGGTAAACGTGGCCGCTGTTACTTGGAGTAAGCCCGAGCAGCCAACTTGCCGGACTCTGCACCGAATTGCACCTTGTTAAGTCGTCATCAGGTACGACGCTGTGTACCCAGTTGATCTCTGTGTGTGGTGGCGCGGTTATCGGCCCGTTACCCGCAAGTAACGAGGGCCTTGTGCGGCGGCTCCGAATGCACGACGATCGGCCACGCTCGGTCCATTCCCGCAGCCCGGCATCCGGTCGGCGCCGCGGGGTACTTGGGTCCCCACCGGGTGGGTCGGCGGCAGTGGCGCCGGCCGTGGACAGGGGGGTCCCTGCCTTCCGCAGGGCCTGTCCGGTGAGGTTGCGCGAGAGCGTGGCCAGTGGTTGTCGCTCGGGGGTGATCGCCGGTATTCGGAAACACACTGTGCCTCCGAGACGGGCGCTCTCCTTCCCGAGGACGTAGCACTTCTCCCATCCCGGGTACGGCCGGTCCCAACCGGGGCGGCGGGTACCGGAGATGTACGTCCGAGAAGGAGGAAAGTCATGGAGTCCCTGACTCGTGGCGGGACCAGATGGAAGCGGTTCGCCGTCGTCATGGTGCCGAGCGTCGCGGCCACCGCCGCGATCGGCGTCGCCCTCTCGCAGGGTGCCCTGGCGGCGTCGTTCAGCGTGTCCGGCCAGCAGTTCAAGGTGAGCACGGACCGGCTGGACGGCGAGGGTTTCGTCCAGTACGGCGCGGTCGACGCCCAGAAGAACGGCAAGAACGTGCCGGTCGCGGTCTCGGCGTTCTCCAGCGCCAAGATCCACAACCTGTGCCAGTCCGTCGTCGTCCCGGTCCCGGTCTTCGGCGATGTGTCGATGAAGCTCCGGGCGGGCACCGGTGATCCGGTCGAGGCCAAGAACCTCTACATCGACCTGGACCAGCTGAACGCGGACGCGACCTTCAACAACATCAACATCGGTGTTGCGGCGGGTTCCTCGTCCAAGGGTCCCGGCATCAAGAAGGGCGACAAGGCCGACCCCGGCTCGTTCGCCCAGGAGGCCGACACGGCCACGCTGACCCACGTCCAGCAGCGCGCCTGGGCCACCACGGCCGGCACCTTCAAGCTCAGCGGCCTGAAGATGAGCGTCACCAAG
Proteins encoded in this region:
- a CDS encoding MarR family winged helix-turn-helix transcriptional regulator, translating into MPKPLSLAFDPIARADELWKQRWGSVPSMAAITSIMRAQQILLSEVDAVVKPYGLTFARYEALVLLTFSQAGELPMSKIGERLMVHPTSVTNTVDRLVKSGLVAKRPNPNDGRGTLASITRKGREVCDAATRDLMAMDFGLRAYDAEECAEVFALLRPLRVAAGDFTDD
- a CDS encoding DUF3817 domain-containing protein, producing MKPSVLTRYRAMAYITAVMLLVLCACMVFKYGFGIGKDLTLFVAQVHGVLYIIYLIFAFDLGSKARWPFGKLLWVLISGTIPTAAFFVERKVVREVRPLLAKTAPEPVKV
- a CDS encoding methylmalonyl-CoA mutase, with translation MDADAIEEGRRRWQARYDSARKREADFSTLSGDPVEPVYGPRPGDSVEGFDRIGWPGEYPFTRGLYPTGYRGRTWTIRQFAGFGNARQTNERYKMILKAGGGGLSVAFDMPTLMGRDSDDPRSLGEVGHCGVAIDSAADMEVLFQDIPLGDVTTSMTISGPAVPVFCMYLVAAERQGVDPAVLNGTLQTDIFKEYIAQKEWLFQPEPHLRLIGDLMEHCAHGIPAYKPLSVSGYHIREAGATAAQELAYTLADGFGYVELGLSRGLDVDTFAPGLSFFFDAHVDFFEEIAKFRAARRIWARWMRDVYGARSEKAQWLRFHTQTAGVSLTAQQPYNNVVRTAVEALAAVLGGTNSLHTNALDETLALPSEQAAEIALRTQQVLMEETGVANVADPLGGSWYVEALTDRMEADAEKIFAQITERGARAVPDGQHPIGPITSGILRGIEDGWFTGEIAESAFRYQQALEKGEKRVVGVNCHDGSVTGDLEILRVSHEVEREQVRVLAGRKAARDDARVQAALKEMLAAARGDRNMIGPMLDAVRAEATLGEICGALRDEWGTYTEPAGF
- a CDS encoding HAMP domain-containing sensor histidine kinase, with translation MTGRRRLGGRWVRRRPLRTRLALAASAAVALVAVGVCAAAFLVIRVQMTRQLDLALGQTATQQLQRTRDWGPVAGDTGCRYPASACIQITPADPRKDARGHYVLPVAPATREVAAGRHLPYYTNSTVAGYPVRVFTTRVPHRDEALQVALRSDTVERGVRQAAWGLAVVGGAGVLLAAGLGYWVSRTGLAPVARLTATAERIATTRDPRHRIDLPAGPPGHEDEVTRLAASFNTMLGELEQSVTAQRRLVADASHELRTPLTALRTNAELLARADRLTDSQRDRASAALARQLREVTTLVNDLIELARDEEPRPLLEQVRPAALLEHVVTAAREHWPDVAFTLRIAPEAADTALPGVPARLTRLLSNLLDNAAKFSPPGGPVETELSSVADEVHLTVRDHGPGIDADDLPYVFDRFYRARAARALPGSGLGLAMARQIARAHGAELSAEQAPGGGALFRLRLRGAGPPAGTG
- a CDS encoding response regulator transcription factor, giving the protein MTARPAPAPGPRNIPSVPPAAAPRILVVDDEPEVRAAVSDGLAVEGYEVRGAADGLAALSEVATWQPDALVLDVMMPVLDGLAVCRRLRALDDRTPILVLTALDAVSDRVDGLDAGADDYLVKPFALDELIARVRALLRRAAAAAADDSRLAFADLVVDPATRSGHRGGRPLEFSRTEYTLLELLLQHPGQVLPRETILERVWGRDFGPDSNSLAVYVGYLRRKLEAGGEPRLVHTVHGIGYRLDRPEGT
- a CDS encoding glycosyltransferase translates to MRTPLSVVIGAGGTGGHIYPGLALADALRRAVPDAVISFVGTDRGLETRLIPQAGYQLHTVDMIPFDPSLGARRYLLPAALLKSGAQCRAILRAQGAQVAVGMGGYPSAPVIVGARMAGLPSLIHESNAVPGRANKFAARLTPHIALAFDRSRPHLAGGERAETVGMPLSGPLAGLDRAALRQAARRALGIPEEARLLLVNGGSLGAARLTEAAVGLAGRYLARNRLRLLIKTGPAALDGARAALEANGGAAVAAAVPYLDRMDLAYAAADLVLCRAGSATVAELATIGMPAVLVPYPHAPGDHQTHNARVLSDAGAALLLPDAEVTADRLDALVSPLLADPDRLAAMGAAADPGTHARAADLLAARTLALAGHTHPSHLSHSSHLVNPLKESA
- a CDS encoding GDP-mannose 4,6-dehydratase: MSTHSTVSRSWAGRKVLVTGAEGFIGSTLVDLLVAAGAEVRAFVHYKPYAEKGNLARYLVPGGPVEMVAGDVRDAGRVMDAVAGCDTVFHLAALIGIPYSYDSPGAYVQTNVVGTENVAEACRRHGVRRMVHTSTSEVYGTALTAPISEEHPLQPQSPYSASKIGADMMALSHWHAFELPVTVVRPFNTYGPRQSARAVIPTILAQLHAGARQIKLGSLTPTRDFTFVTDTAAGFLALADCDRALGQVVNLGSGREIAIGTLAEALIAASGRDAEVVVDAERLRPSGSEVERLLSDNSRAREWASWEPEVSLKEGLARTSEWVAEHLHLFRADRYQV
- a CDS encoding TetR/AcrR family transcriptional regulator — encoded protein: MHQSARPAKGRPGRPRSAETDHAILDATRAALVDVGWGGLTMGEVAARAGVAKTTLYRRWANKSELVVDAVAVLFDELELPDRGCLQSDIEGVVLQFGALLARPETKTALMAVVAESTTDDALRERIRSAIVDRQKRLVLLGRSRAQERGELPPDAGGPDGEEAAECTVGLIFDVIAGAVVHRLLVSAEPVDADWARRFTTLLLAGLAALEP
- a CDS encoding tetratricopeptide repeat protein, with amino-acid sequence MQPRNMSMSGVVDLAAVKAAGEAKQKAEQARAEAARTGAPPAGAGGPLVFDVDEAGFQQDVLQRSTEVPVVIDFWAEWCQPCKQLGPLLESLAAEYAGRFVLAKIDVDANQMLFQQFGVQGIPAVFAVVAGQPIPLFQGAVPESQLRQVLDQLVQVAEQQFGIVGAPVDPAAAEQAPTEAPQPVGPYDAALTAAAEALDAGDLGGAVRAYRNVLSDDPANPEAKLGLAQAELLERVQDLDPQAVRQEAADAPADVRAQIRAADLDLVGGHVEDAFGRLVETVKRTAGDDREAARVRLLELFEVIGPDDPRVTKARTALARVLF
- a CDS encoding DUF6230 family protein codes for the protein MESLTRGGTRWKRFAVVMVPSVAATAAIGVALSQGALAASFSVSGQQFKVSTDRLDGEGFVQYGAVDAQKNGKNVPVAVSAFSSAKIHNLCQSVVVPVPVFGDVSMKLRAGTGDPVEAKNLYIDLDQLNADATFNNINIGVAAGSSSKGPGIKKGDKADPGSFAQEADTATLTHVQQRAWATTAGTFKLSGLKMSVTKGKSECY